A window from Dehalobacter sp. DCA encodes these proteins:
- a CDS encoding ion transporter, which translates to MVKESHRDKTEKVKTGDNNKNLSLKDRLFTIVFENDTHAGRSFDIALLWLILLSILVVCLESLPNLNQDYRTILSGTEWVITFLFTIEYIIRIWVVRNKLRYLKSFFGVTDLLAILPTYLSIFIAGSQFALIFRVFRLLRIFRILKLGRYVGESYSLINALKASRYKIIVFLQAVLVVVVIVGTMMYLIEGETSGFDSIPASIYWAIVTLTTVGFGDITPVTPLGRIVASMLMLLGYGVIAVPTGIVSAELARTRNIKAHTRTCPNCRLIIQDEGDNYCKNCGLQLEKKENNKV; encoded by the coding sequence ATGGTAAAAGAATCACATAGAGACAAGACAGAAAAAGTGAAGACTGGGGATAATAATAAAAATCTTTCGCTCAAAGATAGATTATTTACGATCGTATTCGAGAACGATACCCACGCAGGGAGGTCTTTTGATATTGCGCTGCTCTGGCTGATCCTGCTGAGTATTCTCGTTGTCTGCTTGGAGTCGCTGCCGAATCTGAATCAGGATTACCGTACAATTCTCTCTGGTACGGAATGGGTGATCACGTTTCTCTTTACAATTGAATATATCATCAGAATTTGGGTCGTAAGAAATAAACTAAGATATCTGAAAAGTTTCTTTGGCGTAACCGACTTACTGGCAATCTTGCCAACGTATCTGAGTATCTTTATTGCCGGTAGCCAGTTTGCTTTAATTTTTAGGGTCTTTCGTCTGCTGAGGATCTTTCGGATCTTAAAGCTCGGCCGGTACGTCGGTGAATCATATTCGCTGATCAATGCACTAAAGGCCAGCCGCTATAAAATTATTGTCTTTCTGCAGGCGGTCCTCGTTGTGGTTGTAATCGTTGGGACAATGATGTATTTAATCGAAGGGGAAACCAGCGGATTTGACAGTATTCCGGCCTCAATCTACTGGGCGATTGTGACCCTTACGACCGTCGGATTTGGCGATATTACACCGGTCACGCCTTTAGGAAGGATTGTTGCCTCCATGCTGATGCTTCTTGGTTATGGCGTAATTGCCGTACCTACTGGCATCGTCTCAGCAGAGCTAGCGAGAACCAGAAATATAAAAGCGCATACCCGGACTTGTCCGAATTGCCGCCTGATTATCCAGGACGAAGGGGATAATTACTGTAAAAACTGCGGTCTTCAACTAGAAAAAAAAGAAAACAATAAAGTATAA
- a CDS encoding ABC-F family ATP-binding cassette domain-containing protein has product MSILTVKNLSHGFGDRAIFQNVSFRLLKGEHIGLIGANGEGKSTFMNIITRQLEPDEGQIEWSKRVRAGYLDQHTVLAKGATIRDVLKDAFQYLFALEAEMLAICDKMGDASSEELEVLLEDMGLIQETLNNNDFYIVDAKVEETARGLGLQDIGLDKDVDDLSGGQRTKVLLAKLLLEKPDILLLDEPTNYLDEQHIEWLKRYLLAYENAFILISHDMEFLNSVINLIYHMDNLQLNRYIGDYQNFQNSYETKRLQLEAAYKKQQQEISDLEDFVARNKARVSTRNMAMSRQKKLDKMDRIELAKDKPKPVFNFKEARTSGKLVFQTSDLVIGYNEPLSRPINISLERGQKVALTGANGIGKTTLLKSIIGEIPSLSGQAELGDYLFPGYFEQEIKNANYKTCIEEFWTDFPGYTQYEVRAALAKCGLTTKHIESKVLVLSGGEQAKVRLCKLINKETNFLLLDEPTNHLDVEAKQELKRALQAYKGSLLLICHEPDFYQDVVTEVWNCENWTTKIV; this is encoded by the coding sequence ATGAGTATTCTGACTGTTAAAAACTTGAGTCACGGCTTTGGCGACCGAGCCATTTTTCAAAATGTATCTTTCCGCCTGCTGAAGGGGGAGCATATCGGCTTGATCGGGGCGAACGGTGAAGGAAAATCAACATTTATGAACATCATTACGCGCCAACTCGAGCCTGATGAAGGCCAGATCGAATGGTCGAAACGGGTCAGAGCTGGTTATCTTGACCAGCATACGGTTCTGGCCAAAGGAGCAACAATCCGAGATGTTCTTAAGGATGCTTTTCAGTATCTTTTTGCACTAGAAGCTGAGATGCTCGCGATTTGTGATAAAATGGGCGACGCTTCATCCGAGGAGCTGGAAGTCCTGCTTGAAGATATGGGATTAATTCAGGAAACCTTGAACAACAATGATTTCTATATTGTCGATGCTAAGGTCGAGGAGACCGCCCGCGGCTTAGGTCTGCAGGATATCGGTCTCGATAAGGACGTAGATGACTTAAGCGGCGGCCAGCGAACCAAAGTACTTTTGGCCAAACTTCTGCTGGAAAAGCCTGATATTCTGCTTTTGGATGAGCCGACAAACTATCTCGACGAACAGCACATTGAATGGCTGAAGCGCTACCTGCTAGCCTATGAGAATGCATTTATCCTGATCTCACACGACATGGAATTTTTAAACAGCGTCATCAATCTGATTTATCATATGGACAACCTGCAACTGAACCGTTATATCGGAGACTATCAGAATTTCCAGAATTCCTACGAAACGAAAAGACTACAGCTCGAAGCGGCCTATAAAAAACAGCAGCAGGAAATCTCCGACTTGGAGGATTTTGTCGCGCGCAACAAAGCGAGAGTCTCGACCCGGAATATGGCGATGTCCCGCCAGAAAAAGCTCGATAAAATGGACCGGATCGAACTGGCCAAGGACAAACCCAAACCGGTATTCAACTTTAAAGAAGCCAGGACTTCCGGCAAGCTCGTGTTTCAAACCTCTGATCTGGTGATCGGCTATAACGAACCGCTCTCCCGCCCGATCAATATTTCCCTGGAACGCGGCCAGAAGGTTGCATTGACCGGCGCTAACGGGATCGGCAAAACAACGCTGCTGAAGAGCATTATCGGTGAAATTCCGTCCCTTTCAGGCCAGGCTGAACTTGGAGACTATCTCTTCCCCGGCTACTTTGAGCAGGAAATCAAGAACGCCAATTATAAGACTTGTATTGAAGAATTCTGGACGGACTTCCCAGGCTATACCCAGTATGAAGTCCGGGCAGCGCTGGCCAAATGCGGTTTAACGACGAAGCATATCGAAAGCAAAGTCCTGGTCTTGAGCGGCGGTGAGCAGGCCAAAGTACGGCTCTGCAAGCTGATTAATAAGGAAACGAATTTTCTGCTGCTCGACGAGCCGACCAACCATCTCGATGTCGAAGCCAAACAGGAGCTGAAACGAGCGCTCCAGGCCTATAAAGGCAGCTTGCTCCTCATTTGCCATGAGCCTGACTTTTACCAGGATGTCGTTACCGAAGTCTGGAACTGTGAGAACTGGACGACCAAAATCGTCTGA
- a CDS encoding cell wall-binding repeat-containing protein encodes MRKKLFVVIPIIICLLLSSYGTVFATETPATTRLAGNDRYETAAQIAKAGWQQADCAVLAYGGNYPDALAAVPLAYKLNAPILLTNKDTLNANTSNVLQALKIKTVYLIGGTGVISANQETQLKNARYTVKRIAGQDRYDTAIKIAAELGAVHEIAVTTGSDYADALSIGPIAALKQMPIILVSKDQITNGVQSYLSSQSITTTYIIGDQSIISDTVANKFSNPERITGKEKYERNVAILDEFWSTFDQSKVCFATGENFADALAGGVYAAKKGGTVMLIKNDLPVNTCDYLNHMTSLNSYTVFGGEGAIPSSLLLYISSHTRTPSTTLDFGTLSGQNYTNNYFNLSITIPDGWQTEDNIALTQEGTDSTSTDASTYDLAYLLSASKGDSTGFIAQSSDIGTLVSSKNFLELYKVALTEFVFPREVYTQNLNGTNFNVLEFQATDNSGIAYGKIYAAVVKGQICLFTIAYSDSAGLAEVNQIFSSINFGQ; translated from the coding sequence ATGCGAAAGAAATTATTTGTCGTTATTCCAATTATTATCTGCTTATTGTTATCATCCTATGGAACTGTTTTTGCAACTGAAACTCCAGCAACGACTAGACTTGCCGGCAATGATCGTTATGAAACAGCCGCACAAATTGCGAAAGCTGGATGGCAGCAGGCGGATTGTGCCGTTCTTGCTTATGGCGGAAACTATCCGGATGCGTTAGCTGCTGTGCCGCTAGCCTATAAGCTAAATGCGCCGATATTATTAACCAATAAAGATACCCTAAATGCCAATACTAGTAACGTTCTACAGGCACTGAAAATCAAGACGGTTTATCTGATAGGAGGAACTGGCGTAATTTCTGCCAACCAGGAGACGCAATTAAAAAATGCCCGTTATACCGTGAAACGAATAGCGGGCCAGGATCGTTACGATACAGCCATAAAAATAGCGGCAGAATTAGGAGCAGTTCATGAAATCGCGGTAACGACCGGCAGCGATTATGCTGATGCATTATCGATAGGCCCGATCGCAGCCTTAAAGCAAATGCCGATAATCCTTGTTTCAAAAGATCAAATCACGAACGGAGTTCAAAGTTATTTGAGCTCCCAAAGTATAACAACTACCTATATTATTGGAGATCAGAGCATCATCAGTGATACTGTAGCCAATAAGTTCAGTAACCCGGAAAGAATCACCGGTAAGGAAAAGTATGAACGAAATGTTGCAATATTGGATGAGTTTTGGTCCACATTTGACCAAAGTAAAGTATGTTTCGCCACGGGTGAGAACTTTGCTGATGCGCTGGCTGGCGGTGTGTATGCGGCCAAAAAGGGCGGGACTGTCATGTTAATAAAAAATGATCTCCCAGTTAACACTTGTGATTATCTGAATCATATGACATCTTTAAATTCGTATACGGTGTTTGGTGGAGAGGGGGCAATTCCTTCATCCCTGCTTTTGTATATCAGTAGCCATACCAGGACTCCAAGTACAACATTGGACTTTGGCACGCTTTCCGGACAAAATTATACGAATAATTATTTTAATCTGAGTATAACGATTCCTGATGGATGGCAGACTGAAGATAACATCGCGCTCACCCAGGAAGGTACGGACAGTACTTCTACGGATGCCTCGACCTATGATCTTGCATATCTTTTGTCGGCTTCAAAAGGTGATTCAACTGGATTTATCGCACAATCCAGCGATATCGGAACTTTGGTAAGCAGTAAAAATTTCCTTGAGTTATATAAAGTAGCTTTAACGGAGTTTGTTTTCCCAAGGGAAGTTTATACACAAAATCTCAATGGAACTAATTTTAATGTCCTTGAGTTCCAAGCAACTGATAATTCAGGCATAGCATATGGTAAAATATACGCAGCTGTTGTAAAAGGACAGATATGCCTTTTTACCATTGCTTATTCGGATAGCGCAGGATTGGCGGAAGTAAACCAAATTTTTTCCTCGATTAATTTTGGACAATAG